A section of the Primulina eburnea isolate SZY01 chromosome 1, ASM2296580v1, whole genome shotgun sequence genome encodes:
- the LOC140834174 gene encoding uncharacterized protein has protein sequence MGITEDGTILGNLSSSSKAFAVHYPGYLSSIERAVETLGGTEGILKVCTKKLNRLELYFRPEDPYSHPAFGELQPCNNFLLKISKKKGKSLINKNNPGGVPEHASVVNLEQNDTFPKLSETSQTIVRPESEPHPDSSEVDVQTQTGAHETLFADIVAQVSEAYHFNGMVDYQHVLAVHADNARRKKRNWDEAEPQFRNGDLLDFDHEDLMMMVPPLFSTKDLPENVVLKPCSDPSLKRK, from the exons ATGGGTATAACCGAGGACGGCACAATATTGGGTAATTTATCCAGCAGCAGCAAGGCGTTTGCTGTACACTACCCGGGTTACCTTTCTTCCATCGAACGCGCTGTTGAGACTTTGGGGGGTACTGAAGGCATTCTCAAG GTCTGTACCAAGAAGTTAAACAGGTTGGAGCTATATTTTCGCCCGGAAGATCCATATTCACACCCAGCCTTTGGAGAACTCCAGCCCTGCAATAATTTTTTactgaaaatttcaaaaaagaAAGGTAAGAGtttgataaataaaaacaaCCCTGGTGGAGTTCCTGAACATGCATCAGTAGTTAATCTTGAGCAGAATGATACCTTTCCTAAATTATCTGAAACTTCACAAACGATTGTTCGTCCTGAATCTGAACCCCATCCAGATTCTTCTGAAGTTGATGTACAAACACAGACTGGAGCACATGAAACACTTTTTGCTGATATCGTTGCTCAAGTGTCTGAGGCGTATCACTTCAATG GTATGGTGGATTACCAGCATGTTCTTGCTGTGCACGCTGATAATGCTCGAAGGAAAAAAAGGAATTGGGATGAAGCTGAACCACAATTCA GAAATGGTGATTTACTCGATTTCGATCATGAGGATTTGATGATGATGGTTCCACCACTTTTTTCCACAAAGGATCTGCCAGAAAACGTTGT